From Ochotona princeps isolate mOchPri1 chromosome X, mOchPri1.hap1, whole genome shotgun sequence, one genomic window encodes:
- the ZCCHC12 gene encoding zinc finger CCHC domain-containing protein 12: protein MASILAHMGSSRRQNAPLPPWAHSMLRSLGRSLGPLMASMAEKNMKLFSGRAVPGQGEETFENWLIQVNGILPDWDMSEEEKLKRLTKTLRGPAREVMRLLQAANPNLSVADFLRAMKLVFGESESSVTAHGKFFNTLQAQGEKASLYVIRLEVQLQNAIQAGILAQKDANQMRLHQLLAGAELNRNLRFRLKGLLRTYANEQEHLPNFLELIRMIREEEDWDDTFIRRKRPKRSESMVERAASPVAFQGSSPIVIGSAACNVIEIDDSLDDSDEDVILVETSDPPLRGRARSQDQVVVIDPPHTSGLQFPSTSIGSGRRNSGPGDLRRTRKRKCTVRCAYCGEEGHSKETCDNESSKAQVFENLIITLQELTQTDMEGSGESLDEYNDLSEPL from the coding sequence ATGGCTAGCATCCTTGCGCATATGGGTAGCAGCCGGCGGCAGAACGCGCCCTTGCCGCCTTGGGCCCATTCCATGCTGAGGTCCCTAGGACGGAGTCTCGGTCCTTTAATGGCCAGTATGGCCGAGAAAAACATGAAGTTGTTTTCGGGGAGGGCGGTGCCAGGCCAGGGGGAGGAAACCTTCGAAAACTGGCTGATCCAAGTTAATGGGATCCTGCCAGATTGGGATATGTCTGAGGAGGAGAAACTCAAGCGCTTGACGAAAACCCTTAGGGGCCCTGCCCGGGAGGTGATGCGCCTGCTACAGGCAGCCAATCCAAACCTCAGCGTAGCAGATTTCTTGCGGGCCATGAAATTGGTGTTTGGGGAATCTGAAAGCAGCGTGACCGCCCATGGCAAATTTTTTAACACCTTGCAGGCGCAGGGGGAGAAAGCCTCTCTTTACGTGATCCGTTTAGAGGTGCAACTGCAAAATGCCATTCAGGCTGGCATCCTAGCTCAGAAAGATGCCAACCAGATGCGTCTGCACCAGCTCCTGGCCGGAGCGGAGCTGAATAGGAACCTACGATTCAGGCTTAAGGGGCTTCTCAGGACGTATGCAAATGAGCAGGAGCATCTGCCCAATTTCTTAGAGCTAATCAGGATgataagagaggaggaggactggGATGACACTTTCATTAGACGAAAGCGTCCCAAAAGATCTGAATCAATGGTGGAGAGGGCAGCCAGCCCTGTGGCTTTTCAGGGCTCCTCCCCCATCGTGATCGGCAGTGCTGCCTGCAACGTGATAGAGATAGACGACTCGCTGGATGACTCCGATGAGGATGTGATCCTAGTGGAAACTTCGGACCCTCCCCTCAGAGGCAGGGCCAGATCTCAGGATCAGGTGGTGGTCATTGATCCCCCGCACACCTCGGGGCTTCAGTTTCCTTCCACTAGCATTGGCTCTGGGCGTAGGAATAGCGGTCCTGGAGACCTGCGTAGAACCAGAAAGCGCAAATGCACCGTTCGCTGTGCTTATTGTGGGGAGGAGGGCCACTCAAAAGAAACCTGTGACAATGAGAGCAGCAAGGCCCAGGTTTTTGAGAATCTGATCATCACCCTGCAGGAGCTGACGCAAACAGACATGGAAGGGTCAGGAGAGTCACTGGATGAATACAATGACCTTTCTGAGCCACTGTAA